The Prochlorococcus marinus str. MIT 1214 sequence CAAGTCTCGAGGAATACCAAGCTTTCGATAAACAAGTCCAGAATAAAAGTCAACATTTGGGAATATACCTTTTGGCCCTAATTTAGAAATAGCCTCTTCTTCAAGTGCTTTAGCTACTTCATACATTTCATCTTTACCAAATTCTGAGAAAAGTTCTTCTGCGAAGGCTTGTAATATTGTTGCTCTAGGGTCTTTGACGCGATACTCCCTGTGCCCAAAGCCCATGATTTTTCTTTTTTTTGCAATTGCATCATTGAGGAATGAAGAGGCTTTATCAGGTCTTCCAATTTCTTCTAGCATTGCTATAACATCTTCATTGGCCCCTCCATGAAGAGGACCTGCCAATGTCCCAACGGCAGAAGCTACGACAGCATAAGGATCAGTTAGTGTGCTAGCAGTTACTCTTGCGCTAAACGTACTTGCATTGAGACTGTGTTCGGCGTGGAGAATTAAGCATCTGTCAAACACTCTTGCTGCAAGAGGATTTGGCTCCCTCTCAGTTAGCATATAAAGGAAATTGGAAGAATAAGGTAAATCATCCTGAGGTTGAATTGGATCATCTCCTTTTCTTATTTGCTCGAAAGCGGCAACCATAGTTGGAATTTTTGCAATTAACCTAACTACTGCGTCGTAGATATATTTTGGATTATCAATTGCTCTACGTGAATAGAAGAGGCCTAGAGATGCAGCACTTGCTTGCAGAGCATCCATAGGATGTCCTGATTCTGGAAAACACTTGAGCATATCTCTAATTCGAAAGCTCACTCTTCTATGCATTTGAACATCTTTTTCAAATTTCTGAAGCTCATTTTCAGTGGGAAGTTCTCCCCATATCAAGAGAAATGCAGTTTCTAAAAAACTACTTTTTTGGGCTAGCTCAGATATTGGATAACCTCTGTAGTTCAGCCTTCCCTCTGTCCCATTGATCTCGCATATCCCTGAATTGGTTACTGGAACCCCTTCCAGGCCTGGCTTTAGAACCACATTAGTTGTCTTTTGTTCGTTATCTATGGCTTTAGCTCCTGCAAAATAATTTTCTGTTCAATTCGAAAAAATAATTTTCAACTTGAACTTTATTGTATAGAATTAAACTATATGTAGAATATAGCACTTAAAACTTATTATTAACTTGTTTTCAAGTTGATTTCAACTTTAATGAAGTCTGAATAATTAATTGTAGGGACTGCAATTGAGATATCAATATTTTTAGGGGACGTTAGCTGATTTCCTAGCATAGTTTTGAATAAGATATATGGATAAAAATTGTTTAAAACTGTATTAGTTTTTTCTTCTCCTAAATGTATTCTCAGGACATCATTAAAATCATTAGCTTCATCTATCTTCTGTTCATTAGCTGAATAATATTGTAAGTAATTAATATTTTCAAAATTTGAAATAGAAGATAAGTTTTGACTCCAAATGTAAGTCTCTTCATCTTCTTCAACAATTGCCTCAATGTTTTCTTTTAGCGCATATCTTTCATTTTCATCTGTACTGATTTTTGACCAGATCTCTAGCTTCCTGTTTTTGAAATCTAGATTTGAACTGGAAAATTTATCTTTTTTAAGAACATCACTTATCTCTGTTTTGCTCGTATCAGATTTCCTAGTTAAAACCAACCAGTCTTTATCATTTATCCAAATTAAATTTCCTTTAGAGTTTTCAAGAATTATTTTAAAAAGGTTAGAATAATCAAATGTTGTTGATTCCTTGATAAGAGATGCTATAAGATTTTGATATGGATGGCCAGCATCTTTGCTGAAATACTGCTTGGGATTATCAATTAATATTAAATCTTCAGACAATTCAGATTCATTTTTTATGTCAACTAAATTATAGTTAATATCTTTAACAGGCATTTTAGTTTTAACATCATAAGATAGTATTCCTTCAATATTTAGTATATTTTTCTCTAGATTGATAGAAGATATTAAATGATCTATCTGATTGATCTCAAATAAATTTTCTTCTTGACCTATTAGATTTAATATCTTCTTTGGAGACATTTCTAATAATAATATCCCATCTTTCAGATTCTCTTTTAATTGAATATTCTTATACCTTTCTTTTGTATTTAATATATTACTATCTGATTTCTCTATTGAAGATTGTATAATTTCTGGGTTGGATGCTATTAAAAGATTATCTTTGTCATTTAGAATGAAGACTGAGTTATTGGAATTAACTTTTTTTGAAATTATTTCTGTTTTTGATTCGCTTGATTTATTACTTGGCTCATTACTCTCATCAATAATGTTTGATCCTAAAATAGATTCTAATTCTTTTTCAATATTTATATCTTCTTTTATTGCTAAAATCATAATCCAATTATTTAGAGTTTGGTTATTTGAATTAAATACAGCAAAGCTCCCATAATCTCCTACCCATTTTGAAATATCTTCTGCAAAATCAAGACTAATTAATTTAAAAGAAGAATCTCTAATAAAACTTATTTTTTTATTTATAATATTTTTACTAAATTGAGATTGATAATTTTCGATGTATTTTGGAAGTAAAGATGGATTCAGTTTCCAGTGAAAAACGAGATCAGGATTGTTTGGTATATATTTCGAGGAAACCGGAGCATTGAATGATTTTTCATTGAACTTTGGGATTTGCTTGAGTGGCTTATTCCGCCAGATGAATATCCCGGTGAAAATTGATAAAATTATTATTCCTGATATTAAAAAATAAGATATTCGTGATTTCATTTTTTATTATTTGTGCATTTGTATACTTTTTGAGCTTTGATAATAGAAAGGTTAATCTTTACTTACATTTACTTACAATCTTGAATATGAACCAGAATATTCCTTTAAATATATCTCCAAAAGAGTTAAATAAAATCTTAGAAGATGATTCTTCTGAAAAACCATTCATTGTAGATGTGAGGGAGGATAATGAAATTGCTATTGCTTCATTTTCATTTTCAGTATTACATCTTCCTTTGAGTCAGGCTGCAAATTGGTCAGCAAAAATAGGTGAACTGTTACCGAAGGATCAGCCTATTGTTGTCGTCTGCCATGCGGGTGTGAGAAGTCTGAATTTTGGTGTTTGGCTTTTAGAACAAGGAATAACTAAAAGTGTTTGGAATCTTGTAGGGGGAATAGATGCTTGGAGCACTGATGTTGATCAATCTGTTCCAAGGTACTAATAGGCTTTTTACTTTATATTTTTGAACCTAGTTTTTCAGCAACTGTATTCACATCTTTATCTCCTCTACCAGAGCAGTTGAGGACAATTTCTGAATTTTGATTGAGAGTTGGACAAAGTTTTTCGAGATAAGCAAATGCATGAGCAGTCTCTAGCGCAGGAATAATACCTTCTAATTTACTAACTAATTGCAGCGCTTCAATGGCTTCCGTGTCAGTAACAGCTGCATATTCAGCACGACCAATTTCTTTGAAGTAACTATGTTCCGGACCAACTCCTGGATAATCAAGACCTGCGCTAATGGAATGAGCCTCCTTGACTTGTCCATCTTTGTCTTGTAGCAAGAGACTCATGGCTCCATGAAGAACTCCTATCCTTCCTTCAGTAATTGTCGCGGCATGGCGACCTGTTTCGACTCCATCTCCCGCAGCTTCAACTCCAATCATTCTCACACTTTTGTCTTCAACAAAAGAATGGAAAAGACCCATCGCATTCGATCCCCCACCAACACAAGCCAGAAGAACATCGGGAGACCGCCCAAAAGCTTGTTTACATTGTTGCTTTGTTTCTTCTCCAATAACTGCGTGAAAATCTCTGACCAACATTGGATATGGATGAGGGCCTGCAACTGAACCGAGAATATAATGAGTCGTTTCAACATTAGTAACCCAATCCCGAATAGCTTCGCTTGTTGCATCTTTGAGTGTTGCTGTTCCACTTGTTACTGGCCTCACTGAGGCTCCAAGCAATTGCATTCGGAATACGTTTAAGGCTTGTCTTCTCATATCTTCTTTGCCCATATAGATAATGCACTCCAATCCAAAACGAGCGCAGACTGTCGCAGTTGCAACTCCATGCTGACCAGCTCCAGTTTCAGCAATAATTCTTTTTTTGCCCATCCGAATCGCAAGAAGAGCTTGCCCAAGTGCATTATTTATTTTGTGTGCACCTGTGTGATTTAAATCTTCTCTTTTAAGCCAAATCCTTGGACCTTTTAATGTATTTTTTCTGTAATGTTCAGTTAGTCTTGTGGCTTCATAAAGAGGAGTGGATCTTCCTACGTATGTTTTTAGTAAATGATTTAGTTCTGAATTGAATGAAGAATCTTTCCATGCTTCTTTAGCAGCTTGCTCTAATTCAATAAGAGCAGGTATTAAAGTTTCAGGAACATATTGCCCCCCATACTTACCAAATCGACCAAGAGCATTCGGCCTTGTTAAAGGAGATAAATCCGAATCTTTAAATTGTGTTGGGAGTGTACCTGTCACCTTAGATTAAGAAAATAATTACCAGCCAAAAAGCAAAAAATGTCCAAAGGTGGCTGGAGTGAGTTTAATGACCCTCTTAAGACAATAGGGAGTAACACTCAAAATAGTGTTACTCCTAAAGGAAAGCGACAAGTTCGTTTAGAAAGAACTCGATCTGGAAAAAAAGGAAAACTTGTTACTGTTATCAAAGGACTTGAATTAGAGCAAGTAGAGGCAAAAAAAATTCTTAAGAATTTAAAAATAGCTTGCGGAACAGGTGGGGCTGTTAAAGGTGATTTTTTAGAGTTACAAGGAGATCAAATATCAAAAGCTCACAATTTTCTTTTAAAGGAGGGTTTTAGGCCAAAACAAAGTGGAGGTTAACAATAAACTGTGTCGATCAACATGGAGAATAGTAAACAATTAGTCTGCATTCATGGAACAAAACTCTAAAAGTCCTCTATCAAAAGCCACTAATATAGTTTGGCACCAATCTTCAGTTGATAGAGAAGCTAGATTTCAGCAAAGAGGACATCGCAGCGCAATACTTTGGTTTACAGGTCTATCTGGTTCTGGAAAAAGTACACTAGCCAATGCAGTAAATGTAGCTCTACACAAAGATGGTTATTCAACTTATGTTTTAGATGGTGATAACATCAGACATGGTTTATGCAAAGACTTAGGATTTTCTGATCTTGATAGGGAAGAAAATATCAGAAGAATTGGCGAAGTCTCTAAACTATTTCTTGACGCTGGAATCATTGTTTTAACTGCATTCGTATCTCCATTTAGAGTCGATCGCGATAATGCAAGATCTTTAGTTGGAGAGAATGATTTTATAGAAATATATTGTTCAGCTGATCTAGGGGTTTGTGAAACAAGAGATACAAAAGGGCTTTATGCCAAGGCAAGAAATGGAGACATCAAAGATTTTACTGGAATCTCAAGTCCTTATGAAGAACCTCAGTCTCCAGAATTGAAAATTGATACTGGAAATCTAGAGATTGATCAATGTGTAGATATAGTTATTAATTTGCTTGTTGAAAGAA is a genomic window containing:
- a CDS encoding citrate synthase, coding for MVLKPGLEGVPVTNSGICEINGTEGRLNYRGYPISELAQKSSFLETAFLLIWGELPTENELQKFEKDVQMHRRVSFRIRDMLKCFPESGHPMDALQASAASLGLFYSRRAIDNPKYIYDAVVRLIAKIPTMVAAFEQIRKGDDPIQPQDDLPYSSNFLYMLTEREPNPLAARVFDRCLILHAEHSLNASTFSARVTASTLTDPYAVVASAVGTLAGPLHGGANEDVIAMLEEIGRPDKASSFLNDAIAKKRKIMGFGHREYRVKDPRATILQAFAEELFSEFGKDEMYEVAKALEEEAISKLGPKGIFPNVDFYSGLVYRKLGIPRDLFTPVFAISRVAGWLAHWREQLGANRIFRPSQIYEGAKIRNWQPLESR
- a CDS encoding DUF3352 domain-containing protein, which encodes MKSRISYFLISGIIILSIFTGIFIWRNKPLKQIPKFNEKSFNAPVSSKYIPNNPDLVFHWKLNPSLLPKYIENYQSQFSKNIINKKISFIRDSSFKLISLDFAEDISKWVGDYGSFAVFNSNNQTLNNWIMILAIKEDINIEKELESILGSNIIDESNEPSNKSSESKTEIISKKVNSNNSVFILNDKDNLLIASNPEIIQSSIEKSDSNILNTKERYKNIQLKENLKDGILLLEMSPKKILNLIGQEENLFEINQIDHLISSINLEKNILNIEGILSYDVKTKMPVKDINYNLVDIKNESELSEDLILIDNPKQYFSKDAGHPYQNLIASLIKESTTFDYSNLFKIILENSKGNLIWINDKDWLVLTRKSDTSKTEISDVLKKDKFSSSNLDFKNRKLEIWSKISTDENERYALKENIEAIVEEDEETYIWSQNLSSISNFENINYLQYYSANEQKIDEANDFNDVLRIHLGEEKTNTVLNNFYPYILFKTMLGNQLTSPKNIDISIAVPTINYSDFIKVEINLKTS
- a CDS encoding rhodanese-like domain-containing protein — its product is MNQNIPLNISPKELNKILEDDSSEKPFIVDVREDNEIAIASFSFSVLHLPLSQAANWSAKIGELLPKDQPIVVVCHAGVRSLNFGVWLLEQGITKSVWNLVGGIDAWSTDVDQSVPRY
- the trpB gene encoding tryptophan synthase subunit beta — encoded protein: MTGTLPTQFKDSDLSPLTRPNALGRFGKYGGQYVPETLIPALIELEQAAKEAWKDSSFNSELNHLLKTYVGRSTPLYEATRLTEHYRKNTLKGPRIWLKREDLNHTGAHKINNALGQALLAIRMGKKRIIAETGAGQHGVATATVCARFGLECIIYMGKEDMRRQALNVFRMQLLGASVRPVTSGTATLKDATSEAIRDWVTNVETTHYILGSVAGPHPYPMLVRDFHAVIGEETKQQCKQAFGRSPDVLLACVGGGSNAMGLFHSFVEDKSVRMIGVEAAGDGVETGRHAATITEGRIGVLHGAMSLLLQDKDGQVKEAHSISAGLDYPGVGPEHSYFKEIGRAEYAAVTDTEAIEALQLVSKLEGIIPALETAHAFAYLEKLCPTLNQNSEIVLNCSGRGDKDVNTVAEKLGSKI
- a CDS encoding translation initiation factor encodes the protein MSKGGWSEFNDPLKTIGSNTQNSVTPKGKRQVRLERTRSGKKGKLVTVIKGLELEQVEAKKILKNLKIACGTGGAVKGDFLELQGDQISKAHNFLLKEGFRPKQSGG
- the cysC gene encoding adenylyl-sulfate kinase: MEQNSKSPLSKATNIVWHQSSVDREARFQQRGHRSAILWFTGLSGSGKSTLANAVNVALHKDGYSTYVLDGDNIRHGLCKDLGFSDLDREENIRRIGEVSKLFLDAGIIVLTAFVSPFRVDRDNARSLVGENDFIEIYCSADLGVCETRDTKGLYAKARNGDIKDFTGISSPYEEPQSPELKIDTGNLEIDQCVDIVINLLVERKIISKISK